In Acidovorax sp. GBBC 1281, a single window of DNA contains:
- a CDS encoding LamB/YcsF family protein: MKMDLNSDLGESLGAWRMGDDAAMLGIVSSANVACGFHAGDAAGILRTLREAQARGVVVGAHVAYRDLVGFGRRNMDVESADLVADVIYQIGALQGLAKAAGTEVRYVKPHGALYNTIVHDARQARDVITALREIDDRLVLVALAGSPLIGWARDAGLRVVAEAFADRAYTPAGTLVSRREKGAVLHDAALIAERMLRLVSDGVIEAIDGSQVRIVADSICVHGDSPDAVAIAQQVRQRFEQAGVTITSFAGQPAA, from the coding sequence ATGAAAATGGATCTGAACAGCGACCTGGGCGAGAGCCTCGGCGCATGGCGCATGGGCGACGACGCGGCCATGCTGGGCATCGTGAGCAGCGCCAACGTGGCCTGCGGCTTCCACGCCGGCGATGCCGCCGGCATCCTGCGCACGCTGCGCGAGGCCCAGGCCCGCGGCGTGGTGGTGGGGGCGCACGTGGCCTATCGCGATCTGGTCGGTTTCGGTCGCCGCAACATGGACGTGGAAAGCGCCGACCTCGTGGCCGACGTCATCTACCAGATCGGCGCGTTGCAGGGCCTGGCCAAGGCCGCCGGCACCGAAGTGCGCTACGTGAAGCCCCACGGCGCGCTCTACAACACCATCGTCCACGACGCCCGCCAGGCGCGCGACGTGATCACCGCCCTGCGCGAGATCGACGACCGCCTGGTGCTGGTGGCGCTGGCCGGCTCGCCATTGATCGGCTGGGCGCGCGACGCCGGCCTGCGCGTGGTGGCCGAAGCCTTTGCCGACCGCGCCTACACCCCGGCCGGCACGCTGGTGTCGCGCCGCGAAAAGGGCGCCGTGCTGCACGACGCCGCGCTGATCGCCGAGCGCATGCTGCGCCTGGTGTCCGACGGCGTGATCGAGGCCATCGACGGCAGCCAGGTGCGCATCGTGGCCGACTCGATCTGCGTGCACGGCGACAGCCCCGACGCCGTCGCGATCGCGCAGCAGGTGCGCCAGCGCTTCGAGCAGGCCGGCGTGACCATCACGTCGTTCGCAGGGCAGCCCGCAGCATGA
- the pcp gene encoding pyroglutamyl-peptidase I has product MSDAAPHTVLLTGFEPFERDPVNPSWEVARALDGWQHAGATVRSVQLPCVFGKAAQALDAALAQWRPSLVICLGLAGGRAEVSLERVAINLDDARIADNAGQQPVDTAVVPGAPAAYFSTLPIKAIVRDLRAEGLPAAVSNTAGTFVCNHIFYALMHRLAQQAAGTATLPGTAAPARGGFIHVPYLPEQAARVGGGAPSMALDTQAQALRAVIRTALAVREDVRETAGQLH; this is encoded by the coding sequence GTGTCCGACGCCGCCCCCCACACTGTGCTGCTCACCGGCTTCGAGCCCTTCGAGCGCGATCCGGTCAACCCCTCGTGGGAGGTGGCGCGGGCGCTCGACGGCTGGCAGCATGCGGGCGCCACGGTGCGCTCCGTGCAGCTGCCCTGCGTGTTCGGCAAGGCCGCGCAGGCGCTCGATGCGGCGCTGGCGCAGTGGCGGCCCTCGCTGGTGATCTGCCTGGGCCTGGCCGGTGGCCGCGCCGAGGTGTCGCTGGAGCGCGTGGCCATCAACCTGGACGATGCGCGCATCGCCGACAACGCCGGGCAGCAGCCGGTGGACACCGCCGTGGTGCCGGGCGCCCCGGCGGCGTACTTTTCCACGCTGCCCATCAAGGCGATCGTGCGCGACCTGCGCGCCGAAGGGCTGCCGGCCGCGGTGTCCAACACCGCGGGCACCTTCGTGTGCAACCACATCTTCTACGCGCTGATGCACCGCCTGGCGCAGCAGGCCGCGGGCACCGCCACGCTGCCGGGCACCGCGGCGCCTGCGCGCGGCGGCTTCATCCACGTGCCGTACCTGCCCGAGCAGGCCGCGCGCGTGGGTGGCGGCGCGCCCAGCATGGCGCTGGACACGCAGGCACAGGCCCTGCGCGCCGTCATCCGCACGGCGCTGGCCGTGCGCGAGGACGTTCGCGAAACTGCCGGGCAATTGCATTGA
- a CDS encoding DUF979 domain-containing protein, which produces MTLTIQHLYYLVGAILAITAVMTVADRDNPKRFSSGLFWALYSLVFLIGDLLPPIWVGAGAVVMALIAGFGGVGAGKHTPRTPAEYQTSAKRLGNRLFIPALAIPLITMIGTLSAKHLTVGGVPLIDPKNTTLVSLGVGCVLSLALACWLTRESPVQGLRESRRLTDALGWALVLPQMLGMLGLVFSDAGVGKAVAYITTSYINMDIRFVACAVYVIGMALFTIIMGNGFAAFPVMTGGVGVPILLGVYHGDPAVMAAIGMLSGYCGTLLTPMAANFNIVPAALLELPDKNAVIRAQVPTALALLTCNVFLMYFLMFR; this is translated from the coding sequence ATGACACTGACCATCCAACACCTGTACTACCTCGTCGGCGCCATCCTGGCCATCACCGCGGTGATGACCGTGGCCGACCGTGACAACCCCAAGCGCTTTTCCAGCGGACTGTTCTGGGCCCTGTATTCCCTGGTCTTCCTCATCGGCGACCTGCTGCCGCCCATCTGGGTGGGCGCCGGCGCCGTGGTGATGGCGCTCATCGCCGGCTTCGGCGGCGTGGGCGCGGGCAAGCACACCCCCCGCACCCCGGCCGAGTACCAGACCAGCGCCAAGCGCCTGGGCAACCGCCTGTTCATTCCCGCGCTGGCGATTCCGCTCATCACGATGATCGGTACGCTGTCGGCCAAGCACCTGACCGTGGGCGGCGTGCCGCTGATCGACCCCAAGAACACCACCCTGGTGAGCCTGGGCGTGGGCTGCGTGCTGTCGCTGGCGCTGGCCTGCTGGCTGACCCGCGAGAGCCCCGTGCAGGGCCTGCGCGAATCGCGCCGCCTGACCGACGCTCTGGGCTGGGCCCTGGTGCTGCCGCAGATGCTGGGCATGCTCGGCCTGGTGTTCTCCGATGCCGGCGTGGGCAAGGCCGTGGCGTACATCACCACCAGCTACATCAACATGGACATCCGCTTCGTGGCCTGCGCCGTGTACGTGATCGGCATGGCGCTCTTCACCATCATCATGGGCAACGGCTTCGCCGCCTTCCCCGTCATGACGGGCGGCGTGGGCGTGCCGATTCTGCTGGGCGTGTACCACGGCGACCCCGCCGTGATGGCCGCGATCGGCATGCTCTCGGGCTACTGCGGCACGCTGCTGACCCCGATGGCCGCCAACTTCAACATCGTGCCCGCCGCGCTGCTGGAGCTTCCGGACAAGAATGCGGTGATCCGCGCACAGGTGCCGACGGCCCTCGCGCTGCTCACCTGCAACGTGTTCCTGATGTACTTCCTGATGTTCCGATAG
- a CDS encoding DUF969 domain-containing protein has protein sequence MQNVVNLWPLIGVAVIIVGFILRFNPMLVVIVTAIATAFAAGFPIDKILATIGTGFIKTRNLPLIILLPLAVIGLLERHGLRQHAQNWISSIKSATAGRLLIVYLGARQITAAIGLTSLGGHPQMVRPLLAPMAEGATEARYGKLPDRIRHKLRAFSAATDNVGLFFGEDIFVAFGAIVLMSTFLHEAGIDVEPIHIALWGIPTAICAFAIHAWRLHRLDGVLARELAAHAAETAARNGNGNGNGNGDGTLSSAKGA, from the coding sequence ATGCAAAACGTAGTCAATCTGTGGCCGCTCATCGGGGTGGCGGTCATCATCGTGGGGTTCATCCTGCGGTTCAACCCGATGCTGGTGGTGATCGTCACGGCCATCGCGACGGCGTTTGCCGCCGGATTTCCGATCGACAAGATCCTGGCCACCATCGGCACCGGCTTCATCAAGACGCGCAACCTGCCGCTCATCATCCTGCTGCCCCTGGCGGTGATCGGGCTGCTGGAGCGCCACGGCCTGCGCCAGCATGCGCAGAACTGGATCAGCAGCATCAAGTCGGCCACTGCCGGCCGCCTGCTCATCGTGTACCTGGGCGCCCGCCAGATCACGGCCGCCATCGGCCTGACCAGCCTGGGCGGCCACCCCCAGATGGTGCGCCCGCTGCTTGCCCCCATGGCTGAAGGCGCCACCGAGGCGCGCTACGGCAAGCTGCCCGACCGCATCCGCCACAAGCTGCGCGCCTTCTCGGCGGCCACCGACAACGTGGGCCTGTTCTTCGGTGAAGACATCTTCGTGGCCTTCGGCGCCATCGTGCTGATGTCCACCTTCCTGCACGAGGCCGGCATCGACGTCGAACCGATCCACATCGCGCTGTGGGGCATTCCGACCGCGATCTGCGCGTTCGCCATCCACGCCTGGCGCCTGCACCGCCTGGACGGCGTGCTGGCCCGTGAACTGGCCGCGCACGCCGCCGAAACCGCTGCCCGCAATGGCAATGGCAACGGGAACGGCAATGGCGACGGCACCCTCTCCAGCGCCAAGGGAGCATGA
- a CDS encoding GntR family transcriptional regulator has translation MTIETPTNAQTLNERTAELIRQKIVKGEFSPGQRLSEAALSESLEISRNTLREVFRLLTKEGLVKYEPNRGVSVAIPSIASIIDIYRVRRLIECQAIAQAYPRHPAKKHLREAVDSAVRCREAADWQGVGTANMEFHMAIVELADSERLNVMFSHILAELRLAFGLLNDPEFLHAPYVDMNVRIVDLFEAGKLREASDQLNEYLVHSERIVLAVYARRISDTPER, from the coding sequence ATGACCATCGAAACCCCCACGAACGCCCAGACCCTGAACGAACGCACGGCGGAGCTGATCCGCCAGAAGATCGTGAAGGGCGAGTTCTCGCCCGGCCAGCGGCTGTCCGAGGCCGCCTTGAGCGAAAGCCTGGAGATTTCGCGGAACACCCTGCGCGAGGTCTTCCGCCTGTTGACCAAGGAAGGCCTGGTCAAGTACGAGCCCAACCGCGGCGTCTCGGTGGCCATCCCGAGCATCGCCTCGATCATCGACATCTACCGCGTGCGCCGGCTCATCGAATGCCAGGCCATCGCCCAGGCCTACCCGCGCCACCCCGCCAAGAAGCACCTGCGCGAGGCGGTGGATTCGGCGGTGCGGTGCCGCGAGGCGGCTGACTGGCAGGGCGTGGGCACGGCCAACATGGAGTTCCACATGGCCATCGTGGAGCTGGCCGACAGCGAGCGCCTGAACGTGATGTTCTCGCACATCCTGGCCGAACTGCGGCTGGCCTTCGGGCTGCTGAACGACCCCGAGTTCCTGCACGCGCCGTACGTGGACATGAACGTCAGGATCGTCGATCTGTTCGAGGCGGGCAAACTGCGCGAGGCCTCGGACCAGCTCAACGAGTACCTCGTGCATTCGGAGCGCATCGTGCTGGCGGTGTATGCCCGGCGCATCTCCGACACCCCGGAGCGCTGA
- a CDS encoding DUF3334 family protein, whose protein sequence is MSAQTPSIVYGTEDLLISLCNSVTRVLSVATQSPIHYSGMVQRITKTCLRPDIGCFVLFDGGFSGLVIINFSKEAAMELYQSYLLSMGMSKDDLASSYTSDEVSNVMGELMNQVVGDFTGKVRRELQTHITQNQPKMLALNKQVMLSVDANLDKPEARRVTFYTASNHIFYLELAIDRTEFIKLYDFEPQEAPDPDALIAQAGEPKAATPVPAAASSSDTDDLLKSLGM, encoded by the coding sequence ATGAGCGCACAAACCCCCTCCATCGTCTACGGCACCGAAGACCTGCTGATCAGCCTCTGCAACTCGGTGACCCGGGTGCTCAGCGTGGCCACGCAGAGCCCCATCCACTACTCCGGCATGGTGCAGCGCATCACCAAGACCTGCCTGCGCCCCGACATCGGCTGCTTCGTGCTGTTCGACGGCGGGTTCTCGGGCCTGGTGATCATCAATTTCTCGAAGGAAGCGGCGATGGAGCTCTATCAGAGCTACCTGCTGAGCATGGGCATGTCCAAGGACGACCTGGCCAGCTCCTACACCTCGGACGAGGTGTCGAACGTGATGGGCGAGCTGATGAACCAGGTGGTGGGCGACTTCACCGGCAAGGTGCGCCGCGAGCTGCAGACGCACATCACGCAGAACCAACCCAAGATGCTGGCGCTGAACAAGCAGGTGATGCTGAGCGTGGACGCCAACCTGGACAAGCCCGAGGCGCGCCGAGTGACCTTCTACACGGCCAGCAACCACATCTTCTACCTGGAGCTGGCGATCGACCGCACCGAGTTCATCAAGCTCTACGACTTCGAGCCGCAGGAAGCCCCCGATCCCGACGCGCTGATCGCCCAGGCCGGCGAGCCCAAGGCCGCGACCCCGGTGCCGGCCGCCGCGTCGTCCAGCGACACGGACGACCTGCTCAAGTCGCTGGGCATGTGA
- a CDS encoding potassium transporter Kup, giving the protein MTSTPAPGHAPAARGFAARSALMIAALGVVFGDIGTSPLYAFKECLNPEHGVALDRAAVLGLLSLVLWGLMLVVTLKYVVFVLRADHDGEGGILALQGLAAQALERGGARPWAWKAVAGLGLVGAAMFYGDSLITPAISVLSAVEGLEVATPVFKPYVVPITLLVLIGLFLVQRRGTESVGRVFGPVMVLWFGVLAVSGLWQITQNPHVLEAIDPRWAVQFLATHPAQSLAVLGAVFLAFTGGEALYADMGHFGATPIRLAWLFIALPSLVLNYFGQGALVLANPAAIDNPFFRLFPPWATVPVVVLAACATVIASQAVISGAFSMTAHAIRMGYLPRMRIVQTSGTAIGQIYLPTMNWLLMAGVLLLVLAFRSSSALSAAYGIAVSLTMLTTTLLAGVVALRLWRWNPLAVGLGVGCFALVDVTFIVANSLKIADGGWLTLAVAALVMFVFTTWAKGRRVAEQAAAQERMPLAPFIEALAHGMPHRVRGTAVFMTADADSVPHALLHNLKHNQVLHERVVVLAVRTRPVPRVPAADRLHAQELGHGVWCVTASHGFMERPDVPEYLRLLAYQKGLHIESMSTSYFTSRASLGTGRLEGLGALRKAVFGSLQRNAARASDYFRLPDNRLIEIGRRAS; this is encoded by the coding sequence ATGACCTCAACTCCGGCGCCCGGCCACGCGCCCGCTGCCCGCGGCTTCGCCGCCCGATCCGCCCTGATGATCGCCGCGCTGGGGGTGGTGTTCGGCGACATCGGCACCTCGCCGCTCTACGCCTTCAAGGAATGCCTGAACCCCGAGCATGGCGTGGCGCTGGACCGCGCCGCGGTGCTGGGCCTGCTGTCGCTGGTGCTGTGGGGCCTGATGCTGGTGGTCACCCTCAAGTACGTGGTGTTCGTGCTGCGCGCCGACCACGACGGCGAGGGCGGCATCCTGGCACTGCAGGGCCTGGCCGCGCAGGCGCTGGAGCGCGGCGGCGCCCGCCCGTGGGCGTGGAAGGCCGTCGCCGGGCTGGGCCTGGTCGGCGCGGCCATGTTCTATGGCGACAGCCTCATCACGCCGGCCATCTCGGTGCTGTCGGCGGTCGAGGGGCTGGAGGTGGCCACGCCGGTGTTCAAGCCTTACGTGGTGCCCATCACGCTGCTGGTGCTGATCGGCCTGTTCCTCGTGCAGCGCCGGGGCACCGAATCGGTGGGCCGCGTGTTCGGGCCGGTGATGGTGCTGTGGTTCGGCGTGCTGGCGGTGTCCGGCCTCTGGCAGATCACGCAGAACCCGCACGTGCTGGAGGCCATCGACCCGCGCTGGGCAGTGCAGTTCCTGGCCACGCACCCGGCGCAGTCGCTGGCGGTGCTGGGCGCGGTGTTCCTCGCGTTCACGGGCGGCGAGGCGCTGTATGCCGACATGGGCCATTTCGGCGCCACGCCCATCCGGCTGGCGTGGCTGTTCATCGCGCTGCCGTCGCTGGTGCTCAACTATTTCGGACAGGGCGCGCTGGTGCTGGCCAACCCCGCGGCCATCGACAACCCGTTCTTCCGGCTCTTCCCCCCCTGGGCCACCGTGCCCGTGGTGGTGCTGGCCGCCTGCGCCACCGTCATCGCCTCGCAGGCGGTGATCTCGGGCGCGTTCTCCATGACGGCGCACGCCATCCGCATGGGCTACCTGCCGCGCATGCGCATCGTGCAGACCTCCGGCACCGCCATCGGCCAGATCTACCTGCCCACGATGAACTGGCTGCTCATGGCCGGCGTGCTGCTGCTGGTGCTGGCCTTTCGCAGCTCCAGCGCGCTGTCGGCCGCCTACGGCATCGCGGTGTCGCTCACCATGCTCACCACCACCTTGCTGGCCGGCGTGGTCGCGCTGCGGCTGTGGCGCTGGAACCCGCTGGCCGTGGGCCTGGGCGTGGGCTGCTTCGCGCTGGTGGACGTGACCTTCATCGTGGCCAACAGCCTGAAGATCGCCGACGGCGGCTGGCTGACCCTGGCGGTGGCGGCGCTGGTCATGTTCGTCTTCACCACCTGGGCCAAGGGCCGGCGCGTGGCCGAGCAGGCTGCGGCGCAGGAGCGCATGCCGCTCGCCCCCTTCATCGAGGCCCTGGCGCACGGCATGCCGCACCGCGTGCGCGGCACCGCCGTGTTCATGACCGCCGACGCCGACAGCGTGCCGCACGCGCTGCTGCACAACCTCAAGCACAACCAGGTGCTGCACGAACGCGTGGTGGTGCTGGCCGTGCGCACCCGCCCGGTGCCGCGCGTGCCGGCCGCCGATCGCCTGCACGCCCAGGAGCTGGGCCACGGCGTTTGGTGCGTGACCGCCAGCCACGGCTTCATGGAGCGGCCGGACGTGCCTGAATACCTGCGCCTGCTGGCCTACCAGAAGGGCCTGCACATCGAGTCCATGTCCACCTCGTACTTCACCTCGCGCGCCTCGCTGGGCACGGGCCGGCTCGAAGGGCTGGGCGCCCTGCGCAAGGCCGTGTTCGGATCGCTGCAGCGCAACGCGGCGCGCGCGTCCGACTACTTCCGGCTGCCGGACAACCGCCTGATCGAGATCGGCCGCCGTGCGAGCTGA
- a CDS encoding response regulator codes for MLPTHAPPLDATAQALDRTRADVVLIVDDVPDNLAVLHDALEESGYTVLVATNGETALSRAAQALPDVVLLDAMMPGMDGFEVARRLKGLPATAHIPIIFMTGLTETEHLVAALDAGGVDYVTKPIKPKEVLARMNVHLQGARRARQEIRQAGQARNALDAFGYASITVRASDGRLMWQTALARELLHGYFGGGAATGAAGEAVPVPAFAPAPVTEWLQAQLPRLADLAVQQLEPPRLVVEQGARRLSFSLHQQTGDSEGGGDWLIVMREVSDAAVIEAMGLSFKLTAREAEVLYWLVKGKTNRDIGDILGASPATVKKHLERVYVKLGVETRTAAAGIAMARIRQTHPQFEG; via the coding sequence ATGCTCCCCACCCACGCGCCGCCCCTGGATGCCACCGCGCAGGCGCTCGACCGCACCCGCGCCGACGTGGTGCTGATCGTGGACGACGTGCCCGACAACCTCGCCGTGCTGCACGACGCGCTCGAAGAGTCCGGCTACACCGTGCTCGTGGCCACCAATGGCGAGACCGCGCTGTCGCGCGCGGCGCAGGCGCTGCCCGACGTGGTGCTGCTCGACGCGATGATGCCGGGCATGGACGGCTTCGAGGTCGCGCGGCGGCTGAAAGGCCTGCCGGCCACCGCGCACATCCCCATCATCTTCATGACCGGCCTGACCGAGACCGAGCACCTGGTCGCCGCGCTGGACGCGGGCGGCGTGGACTACGTGACCAAGCCCATCAAGCCCAAGGAGGTGCTCGCGCGCATGAACGTGCACCTGCAGGGCGCGCGCCGCGCCCGCCAGGAAATCCGCCAGGCCGGCCAGGCGCGCAACGCGCTCGACGCCTTCGGCTACGCCAGCATCACCGTGCGCGCGAGCGACGGCCGGCTCATGTGGCAGACCGCCTTGGCGCGCGAGCTGCTGCACGGCTACTTCGGTGGCGGTGCGGCCACCGGCGCGGCGGGCGAGGCCGTGCCGGTGCCCGCCTTCGCCCCCGCGCCGGTCACCGAGTGGCTGCAGGCGCAGTTGCCGCGCCTAGCCGATCTGGCCGTGCAGCAGCTGGAGCCGCCGCGCCTGGTGGTGGAGCAGGGCGCGCGCCGCCTGTCGTTCAGCCTGCACCAGCAGACCGGCGACAGCGAAGGTGGCGGCGACTGGCTGATCGTGATGCGCGAGGTGTCCGATGCCGCCGTGATCGAAGCCATGGGTCTGTCGTTCAAGCTCACCGCCCGCGAGGCCGAGGTGCTGTACTGGCTCGTCAAGGGCAAGACCAACCGCGACATCGGCGACATCCTGGGCGCCAGCCCCGCCACGGTCAAGAAGCACCTGGAGCGCGTGTACGTGAAGCTGGGCGTGGAAACGCGCACCGCCGCGGCCGGCATCGCCATGGCGCGCATCCGGCAGACGCACCCGCAGTTCGAGGGCTGA